The sequence AAAAAGAATATGTTTTTTTCAGCCCTGTCCGAGGCAAAATTCCGCCATCCAATTATTCCAGGAGATCAACTCCGCCTTGAAATGAAACTTGCTAAGTTTAAACTTGGCACTGCATTGTTTGAGGGTAAGGGATATGTGGGTGAGAAGCTTGTGGCAGAAGGTAAGTTGAGAGCTACGGTGGTGGACCGGGCTGGAGCCTGATTCCATCTCCATTCATTCAACTGCAATTATTTCCCCTAGGGCCAATCTTGGCCAAAATGTATCAGTTGGCGCCTATACAATAATTGAAGATAATGTTGTTATCGGTGACGGCACCTCCATTGGAAATCACAATACAATCTGTACTGGGACAATCGTAGGGTCTGATTGTACAATTTATCACAATTGCTCTATTGGTGAAGCACCCCA is a genomic window of Candidatus Neomarinimicrobiota bacterium containing:
- a CDS encoding acyl-[acyl-carrier-protein]--UDP-N-acetylglucosamine O-acyltransferase, producing the protein MEPDSISIHSTAIISPRANLGQNVSVGAYTIIEDNVVIGDGTSIGNHNTICTGTIVGSDCTIYHNCSIGEAPQDLKYAGEDTKTIIGNNVLIRESVTINRGTIAYGKTEIGDNVLLMACAH